Proteins encoded by one window of Chroococcidiopsis sp. TS-821:
- a CDS encoding Hsp20/alpha crystallin family protein — protein MMIRRWQPIEAMENLRRQIDQVFDEFRLSNEYSNWVPAVELQDTPENLILRALLPGIDRNDIDIQVTRDTVSIAGERHYPAGAEDRGYFRSEFPYGKFHRVVSLPLPVQHEQANAQFSNGILTLILPKSEEYRHRVVKINLGEMASAAPTTTLEASSESMSSESSAAMATAT, from the coding sequence ATGATGATCCGGCGTTGGCAACCAATAGAAGCAATGGAAAACCTGCGTCGTCAAATTGACCAAGTATTTGATGAGTTCAGATTAAGTAACGAGTATTCTAATTGGGTACCAGCAGTTGAGTTGCAGGATACCCCAGAGAATCTCATTTTGCGAGCACTACTTCCTGGTATCGATCGCAACGATATCGATATTCAAGTAACCCGCGACACTGTCTCAATCGCAGGGGAGCGTCATTATCCCGCAGGTGCTGAAGATCGAGGCTACTTCCGTTCTGAATTTCCTTACGGCAAGTTTCATCGGGTTGTGTCGCTGCCTTTACCCGTACAGCACGAGCAAGCTAACGCACAGTTCTCTAATGGGATCCTGACCTTAATTTTACCTAAGTCGGAAGAGTATCGTCATCGGGTTGTCAAAATCAACCTCGGCGAGATGGCATCAGCAGCACCAACGACTACTTTAGAAGCTTCTAGTGAGTCAATGTCAAGCGAGAGCAGCGCTGCTATGGCAACTGCTACTTGA
- the groES gene encoding co-chaperone GroES, whose protein sequence is MATVALSVSTVKPLGDRVFVKVHEAEEKTAGGILLPDTAKEKPQIGEVVAVGPGKRNDDGSRQTMEVQIGDKVLYSKYAGTDIKLGSEEYVLLSEKDILATLA, encoded by the coding sequence ATGGCAACTGTAGCTTTAAGCGTTTCTACGGTAAAACCGCTTGGCGATCGCGTATTCGTGAAAGTACACGAAGCCGAAGAAAAAACTGCTGGTGGCATTCTTCTACCTGACACTGCAAAAGAAAAGCCCCAAATCGGAGAAGTCGTTGCGGTTGGTCCTGGCAAACGGAATGACGATGGTTCGCGCCAAACGATGGAAGTTCAAATTGGCGATAAAGTCCTTTACTCCAAATATGCCGGAACCGACATCAAGCTAGGTAGCGAAGAATACGTTCTGCTTTCAGAAAAGGACATTCTAGCAACGCTTGCTTAA
- the groL gene encoding chaperonin GroEL (60 kDa chaperone family; promotes refolding of misfolded polypeptides especially under stressful conditions; forms two stacked rings of heptamers to form a barrel-shaped 14mer; ends can be capped by GroES; misfolded proteins enter the barrel where they are refolded when GroES binds) — MAKQIVYDEQARRALEKGMDILAEAVAVTLGPKGRNVVLEKKFGAPQIINDGVTIAKEIELEDHIENTGVSLIRQAAAKTNDAAGDGTTTATVLAHAMVKAGLRNVAAGANPIALKRGIDRATHYLLDRISEHAKPVNDSKAIAQVAAISAGNDEEVGQMIADAMDKVGKEGVISLEEGKSMTTELEITEGMRFDKGYISPYFATDTERMEASLEEPYVLLTDKKITLVQDLVPVLEQVARSGKPLLIIAEDIEKEALATLVVNKLRGVLNVAAVKAPGFGDRRKAMLEDIAVLTGGQVITEDAGLKLENVKLEMLGKARRVTITKEHTTIVAEGNEKAVKARCEQIRRQIEETDSSYDKEKLQERLAKLAGGVAVVKVGAATETEMKDRKLRLEDAINATKAAVEEGIVPGGGTTLVHLAPQLENWAADHLQSEELIGAMIVTRALYAPLIRIAENAGQNGAIIAERLKEKEFNVGYDAANDRFVDMFEAGIVDPAKVTRSALQNAASIAGMVLTTECIVVDKPEPPKAKSPAGAGMGGEDLDY, encoded by the coding sequence ATGGCTAAGCAAATTGTTTATGACGAACAGGCACGTCGTGCTCTAGAGAAAGGAATGGATATTTTAGCAGAAGCTGTAGCCGTTACCCTTGGTCCTAAAGGGCGCAACGTGGTTCTAGAGAAGAAATTTGGTGCACCCCAGATTATTAATGATGGCGTGACGATCGCTAAAGAAATTGAACTCGAAGACCATATTGAAAACACCGGTGTATCCCTCATTCGCCAAGCAGCTGCAAAAACCAATGATGCAGCGGGCGACGGAACTACTACAGCGACGGTTCTAGCGCATGCGATGGTGAAGGCGGGACTGCGTAATGTAGCCGCCGGCGCTAATCCCATTGCACTGAAACGAGGAATCGATCGAGCTACTCATTACTTACTCGATCGCATCTCCGAACACGCTAAACCTGTCAATGACTCGAAGGCGATCGCCCAAGTTGCTGCAATCAGTGCAGGTAACGACGAAGAAGTCGGTCAGATGATTGCCGATGCGATGGATAAAGTCGGTAAAGAGGGCGTGATTTCCCTTGAAGAAGGGAAGTCGATGACCACCGAACTTGAAATCACCGAAGGTATGCGCTTTGATAAAGGCTATATCTCGCCTTACTTCGCTACCGATACTGAGCGGATGGAAGCATCTTTAGAAGAGCCGTACGTCCTGCTTACAGATAAGAAAATTACCTTGGTACAAGACTTAGTACCAGTGCTAGAGCAAGTGGCGCGGAGTGGTAAGCCGCTGCTGATTATTGCCGAAGACATCGAAAAAGAAGCCTTGGCTACTTTGGTGGTGAACAAGCTGCGTGGTGTCCTCAACGTTGCTGCGGTAAAAGCTCCTGGCTTTGGCGATCGCCGCAAAGCGATGCTCGAAGATATTGCTGTACTCACTGGCGGTCAAGTGATTACAGAAGACGCTGGTTTGAAGCTAGAAAACGTCAAGCTGGAGATGCTGGGCAAAGCCCGTCGTGTCACGATTACGAAAGAGCACACCACGATTGTTGCTGAGGGCAACGAAAAGGCAGTTAAGGCGCGTTGCGAACAAATCCGCCGTCAAATCGAAGAAACTGATTCTTCCTACGATAAGGAAAAACTGCAAGAGCGCCTTGCGAAACTCGCTGGTGGTGTTGCCGTAGTGAAAGTAGGTGCAGCGACAGAAACCGAAATGAAAGACCGCAAGCTGCGCTTAGAAGATGCGATCAACGCAACCAAAGCTGCTGTGGAGGAAGGCATCGTTCCTGGTGGCGGTACAACTTTGGTACACTTAGCTCCACAATTGGAAAATTGGGCAGCGGATCACTTACAAAGTGAAGAACTCATTGGTGCGATGATTGTTACTCGCGCTTTGTATGCTCCGCTCATCCGCATTGCAGAAAATGCTGGTCAAAACGGTGCGATTATCGCAGAGCGTCTCAAGGAGAAAGAGTTTAATGTTGGCTATGATGCTGCGAACGATCGCTTCGTTGATATGTTTGAAGCTGGTATCGTTGACCCCGCTAAGGTGACGCGCAGCGCGCTACAGAACGCAGCTTCGATTGCTGGTATGGTACTAACGACTGAGTGCATTGTTGTAGACAAACCAGAACCTCCCAAAGCTAAATCACCTGCTGGTGCTGGCATGGGTGGCGAAGATCTCGATTACTAA
- a CDS encoding HhoA/HhoB/HtrA family serine endopeptidase, with translation MSVSKQRFPPLRQIANYVFTALLSIALTLLAVRVFPTPLIANYLVNTPEVQAVASEVQSDDNNRSFVTTAVNRVGPAVVRIDTERTIATNYPDPFFDDPFFRRFFGEDIFPRLPQEYHLRGQGSGFIIDRNGMILTNAHVVSGADTVKVTLKDGRSFRGDVRGIDEPSDLAVVKIDGQNLPTAPLGNSQSVQVGDWAIAVGNPLGLDNTVTLGIISTLNRSSAQAGIPDKRLDFIQTDAAINPGNSGGPLLNARGEVIGINTAIRAEAQGIGFAIPIDKAKAIKDALARGEKIPHPYIGIRMLTLTPELAKQSNRDPNTPFTVPEIRGVLVVQVMPSSPAAAAGLRRGDVIVEIDGKPVTTAEQLQVAVENSRIGQPLRFQVQRGEQILSLTVRPGELQDAPRL, from the coding sequence ATGTCAGTCTCTAAACAACGCTTTCCACCACTGCGCCAAATTGCTAACTATGTTTTTACTGCTCTTTTGAGTATTGCCTTGACTTTGCTTGCAGTACGGGTCTTTCCTACACCATTAATTGCCAACTATCTCGTCAATACTCCTGAGGTGCAAGCAGTTGCGTCTGAGGTGCAATCCGACGACAATAACCGCAGCTTTGTGACTACTGCTGTCAATCGAGTTGGACCGGCTGTAGTGCGAATCGACACCGAGCGCACGATTGCAACAAATTACCCCGATCCCTTCTTTGACGACCCTTTCTTTCGCCGTTTCTTCGGCGAGGACATTTTTCCTAGACTGCCACAAGAGTATCACCTGCGGGGGCAGGGGTCAGGCTTTATTATTGACCGCAACGGTATGATACTCACCAACGCTCATGTTGTCAGCGGTGCCGACACAGTGAAAGTGACGCTCAAGGATGGGCGCAGCTTTAGAGGAGATGTTCGGGGAATTGACGAACCTTCAGACTTAGCCGTCGTCAAAATTGACGGACAAAACCTGCCTACAGCTCCCTTGGGAAATTCGCAGTCAGTGCAGGTAGGAGACTGGGCGATCGCGGTTGGTAACCCTTTAGGTTTAGACAATACTGTAACTTTAGGAATTATCAGTACCCTCAATCGTTCCAGCGCTCAGGCAGGTATACCTGACAAGCGTCTAGACTTCATACAAACTGATGCCGCAATCAATCCTGGTAACTCTGGCGGTCCACTTTTGAATGCTCGCGGCGAAGTCATTGGCATCAACACCGCGATTCGCGCAGAAGCTCAAGGAATTGGGTTTGCGATTCCGATTGATAAAGCCAAGGCAATTAAAGACGCACTCGCTCGCGGCGAAAAAATCCCTCACCCTTACATTGGGATTCGGATGCTGACGCTTACCCCAGAGTTAGCGAAACAGTCAAACCGCGACCCCAATACGCCTTTCACCGTACCAGAAATTAGAGGAGTGCTTGTAGTACAAGTCATGCCTTCAAGTCCAGCTGCTGCGGCAGGCTTGCGCCGAGGGGATGTCATTGTCGAAATCGATGGCAAACCTGTAACGACGGCTGAACAGTTACAAGTCGCAGTCGAAAACAGCCGTATTGGTCAACCATTGCGGTTTCAAGTGCAACGCGGCGAACAAATCTTGTCATTAACTGTTCGTCCAGGAGAGTTACAGGATGCACCTCGTCTGTAA
- a CDS encoding chloride channel protein — MTTTVSTSRVLQPQRFKPPSISDRLTSLLNRLQPSSEVLAIASALLIGGGSGLAIVLFKYSIELCQSLTFKTLMGQMLVWGSWTLAFIPILGGLVVGFLRWRFPDFLGQEFSALLSSTRVQKISPLRPAIKLLAAAVSLGTGASLGPEGPSVELGSNIGILLGQSFQVSKDRYRLLIGAGAAAGLAAGFNAPIAGVFFALEVVLGTAFTTPAASLILLSAVISALIAQTLLGIHPAFELPVYQVLSHWEWIYYVGLGLLASVVSTIYTQAIKLVQACFQGEVVGFAWLGKLPKALHPVVGGACIGVIALQLPQILGIGYGVLEAILCGDRFPLSLLGVLLVAKLIATSISLGSGLVGGVFAPAMFLGACLGAIYGNCLLAILPPELSEIAPPPAYAMVGMAAVLAGSVKAPLTSILLLFELTQNYLIVLPLMAAVGVSVWGVELFKSSQAIQGLNLQQMGVNLQPQNEFEVLQQVSIAVVMERSYLALPASMSLLQAGKTMLQNKCHTALVLDETEQLLGIVTLADIRRAVVQTASESHQKNEITQTLNDICTAEVLYAYEDEPVLEALERMGARGLYLLPVVARDNPRKVLGVIEQHRIALASNLAMTEAALQPYLANS, encoded by the coding sequence ATGACAACAACAGTTTCTACCTCAAGGGTGCTACAGCCCCAACGATTCAAACCTCCTTCTATAAGCGATCGCCTGACGAGTCTTCTCAATCGTCTACAACCATCGTCAGAAGTTTTAGCGATCGCTTCTGCTCTGTTAATTGGGGGTGGTTCAGGGTTAGCGATCGTCTTGTTCAAATACTCTATCGAGCTTTGCCAAAGCCTAACGTTTAAAACCCTCATGGGGCAAATGTTGGTTTGGGGAAGCTGGACATTAGCCTTTATTCCTATCTTAGGCGGCTTGGTTGTTGGATTTCTGCGTTGGCGTTTTCCAGACTTTTTAGGGCAAGAGTTTTCTGCGCTACTTAGTAGCACTAGGGTACAGAAAATTTCACCGCTGCGACCTGCAATCAAACTATTAGCAGCTGCTGTCTCTTTAGGAACAGGAGCTTCTTTGGGTCCTGAAGGACCGAGCGTGGAGCTTGGCTCAAATATCGGCATTCTGTTGGGGCAATCGTTTCAAGTTTCCAAAGATCGATATCGATTGCTGATTGGTGCAGGTGCAGCAGCAGGTTTAGCCGCGGGCTTTAATGCGCCCATTGCTGGAGTTTTCTTTGCGCTAGAGGTCGTTCTTGGCACCGCATTTACAACACCAGCCGCCAGCCTCATCTTGCTGTCTGCAGTGATTTCTGCGCTGATTGCTCAGACTCTCTTGGGCATTCACCCTGCATTCGAGCTACCTGTCTATCAAGTTTTAAGTCATTGGGAATGGATATATTACGTTGGCTTAGGATTGCTGGCTAGCGTTGTTTCCACCATTTACACCCAAGCGATCAAATTAGTTCAGGCGTGTTTCCAAGGGGAAGTGGTGGGTTTTGCTTGGCTGGGAAAGCTTCCTAAAGCACTGCATCCTGTTGTTGGCGGTGCTTGCATTGGCGTTATAGCGCTGCAATTGCCTCAAATTCTAGGAATTGGCTACGGAGTGCTCGAAGCTATTCTGTGCGGCGATCGCTTTCCCTTGTCATTGTTAGGTGTGTTACTCGTAGCAAAACTGATCGCGACATCGATTAGTTTGGGCAGTGGCTTAGTTGGGGGAGTTTTTGCTCCGGCAATGTTTTTAGGAGCGTGCCTAGGAGCAATCTACGGAAATTGCTTGCTCGCGATCTTACCTCCTGAACTGTCAGAAATTGCTCCACCTCCTGCGTATGCCATGGTAGGAATGGCAGCCGTATTAGCTGGCAGCGTCAAAGCTCCTCTTACCTCGATTCTCTTACTATTTGAATTGACGCAGAATTACCTAATTGTTTTACCCTTGATGGCAGCTGTTGGGGTCAGTGTTTGGGGTGTGGAATTGTTCAAATCTAGCCAAGCAATTCAGGGATTGAACCTACAGCAGATGGGCGTAAACTTGCAACCCCAGAATGAATTTGAGGTATTGCAGCAAGTGTCAATTGCAGTTGTGATGGAGCGATCGTATCTAGCACTGCCAGCATCAATGTCATTGCTGCAGGCAGGAAAGACAATGCTTCAAAATAAATGCCATACTGCTTTAGTCCTAGATGAAACTGAGCAACTGCTTGGAATTGTAACCCTAGCTGATATTAGACGGGCAGTCGTCCAAACTGCCAGTGAATCGCATCAAAAGAATGAAATTACCCAAACCCTTAACGACATTTGTACCGCAGAGGTTCTCTATGCTTACGAAGATGAGCCGGTCTTAGAAGCATTAGAGCGAATGGGAGCCAGAGGACTTTATCTGTTACCTGTCGTGGCACGGGATAATCCTCGAAAAGTTTTAGGTGTCATTGAGCAACATCGAATTGCCTTGGCTAGCAATTTAGCAATGACAGAAGCCGCGCTTCAACCTTATTTAGCAAATAGTTAG